The following DNA comes from Miscanthus floridulus cultivar M001 chromosome 5, ASM1932011v1, whole genome shotgun sequence.
GAAAGCTAACTAACGGGAGAAGCTTTTTATTGACTCGATACTTCATTTTACCCCATTAGTCGTCGttgccttctttttttttttttgaatcaagTCGTCGTTGCTATTTGGATCTACTGATGCATGCCGTAACGATTACTACCAGCTAGTAGTAGGATTCATACGGACAGTCACCGGTCCGTGGTCCACCTGCCGTGCTAGCTAGCCGCCAGTACGTGCGTGCCTGCAACGACGTTACGAATTTACGACGATGGCGTGCCGTGGCTGGTGCATGCTGCCCATAAATGGCACCGTGGACTGCTTGTTCCACGCCATGGCGCCACACACGGTGACACTGACAGAGCTTGTTGCACGCGCGTACTATTGCAGAGACGATCGGCTCTACGGCAGCATCAAAAGATCGATCGATCATTTCTGCTCGTTTCGAAGCATGGTGCGTGTAGAAATACAAACTAATCACCGCTTTCCCTAAGCCTCAAAACGTAGTACTCCTACAATGTATCACTAATCACCGTATCAGTAATAATATTATATGGACACAAAAAGAAGATGAACGAAAAACAAACGAATTACTTTTTCGGTAGGCCAGCAAGAGAGCTTTAAACACAGCCCATCCATCAATTCATCTCTGTCGGCCCAGTAAGGCCCAATATCAGACCACACCCTCGATACCCCATTCTCTTTCCGGGCTTTCCCTACCTCCGACGGCCCAAGAGACCAGCCGAGCACGAGCACGCACCAGAGACACGggtaagcaaagcacaagcgactTCATTCCCCAAACAATCGCCACCCCCCACGCCCGCAAAACCGAATCGAAGCAGCGGCGATGGCGGCGGAGAAGCCGGCTCCGGTGCGGGTGCTCTACTGCGGCGTCTGCGGCCTCCCCGCCGAGTACTGCGAGTTCGGCCCGGACTTCGAGCGCTGCAAGCCCTGGCTGCGCGCGCACGCGCCCGGCGTCTACCCGGACGACCTCGTCGCCGCTTCCTCCTCATCCGGTTCGTCCCGCGGCCCTTCCTTCCTTCCCCCCTCTTCGCGCTGCCGCCTAGTCTGACAGTCTGACACGCATGTGCTTGGTTGATCTGCCCGGGCGCGCAGGCGGCGTCGACAAGGTCGGGGAGCGCCTCCAGGGCGTCGCGATCTCCGACGGCTCCACTAGCGCCGCAGGTCCGTGCCCGCCTTACCTCGTGCTGTGAACCCCCACTGTGGGTTTCGTAGTGGGTAGGGGTTTGGGAGAATGATGGATGCCGACCTTCGATCTGCGATGCTATTTGGAGGGGGGCGAAATTGATCTCTGATCTCTGTGTGCTGCTCATGCTCTGTCGTTTCAGGGAATGCTTCTGCGTCTAAGCCCGAAGAGGTGAAGCGCCTGCCTGGTGGTAAGCTCAAGAAAAAGGTTGGTCCCCTGTCATTCACTCCTTGGAATCCACCTCATTACAGTTGATTCATGGTCATTTACATTTGATTGCTAGCCTGTGTGACCGAAGAATTCACCTCATTACAGTTGAATCATGGTGATCTACATTTGATTGCTATCCTGTGTGACCTTGTTCAGTGATCATTTGTTACAGTAGTATACCTCATTGAAGTGGTTTTAGATAACCTCTTGTTCTGTGCCCGATCTACGGTTGATTTAGCAGTTTAGCCAATGTCTTATTTTATGATGAACTGCTGTTGAGCTGCTGTCTTTCAGAGTTTAGGCCAGTTGAGGTGTCTGTAGACAGCATTCTTCGTTTGTGGTACAATGAATTTCGTTAATGACATTGTTCCTTTCCAATTGCAGGAAAAGCAAGAGGTGGTCATTGAGAAGATTGTCCGCAACAAGCGCAAATGTGTTACTGTGGTGAAAGGACTTGAATTGTTTGGTGAGTTGTTTTCTGAAAGAAAATCTTTACAAGTGAAATGGTCACGTCAAAGTACACTAGAATGAGTTGCTACATGTATGATAAATTGAACCCTCCTAGAAGTTTTGGATGATAGCTGTTTTGAATACAATGAATTTGATTATATGTTCTTCCCTGAACCTTTAGGTGTAAAGCTGAGTGATGCTTCGAAGAAGCTTGGGAAGAAGTTTGCAACCGGAGCTTCTGTTGTGAAGGTACCTTGTCGTGGTTCGTGATGTTATAGTGGTTTTGGAATTTGAGCATTGCTGGATCAGATTCTTCTCTGCTCTGTTCCTTAGGGCCCGACTGAGAAGGAGCAAATTGACGTGCAAGGGGACATATCATATGATATTGTGGAGTTCATTACAGATACATGGCCTGATGTAATTCATCTCTGCATTTTATTATGTTTTAAATCTTTttgtttgcttccatgtatgtaAGTTTTTGATACTGTGTCGACCTTATAATTTCTGATACTATATCCACTTAATTCATTTGGTGTCACAGCACACGGCAGTATGTGGAACACATCAACTAAATATTTTATGAAATAATTATATTTGTATTGAGGAATGAAACAAATTTCGTTAAATAATGTACTTCTAGTCTAAACTGATAAAGTGGAAAACTATCACTTGGTGCTCTATGATTGGAATAGGAATTAGAGAACCAAAATACCATTATGTTATCTTGTTTCTGGACTGTGGTTAAATGAGGTGGCAGATATAATGAGGCTGTCCATGGGTTTTTCCTGTTCAATTTTTGTTCTCTACCACACTGCTTGAAGTAGGAACATCTCTTTTTTCTTAGTTTACATTGTTGACGCGCAAACACTACAAGTGTTCCTTATATAAATCTTGCTTGCAGTAGAAATTTtagtgaaaatatactttttTGGTATAAGCAAATAATGTTGTGGTACCTTTTCTTTGACTAATAAGGAGTAGATTTGGATGTCCtttactccttttatcttgtctAGTGAACTATGGCTCAAGTATGTGACAAGTTGCCATGTAAAACTGTTGAAAATGATAATCCTTGATTTCTGAGAAGTTTGTGTGCATAATATGATTGTAGCAGTCACCATGTGCTGGTAATGGTTAAGAATATTATTGCTTCCATCAAAGCCAGTTGTATTTTATTATTGAATTGTCATTGCTTTTGTTCTTTGTCAGGTTCCTGAATCGGCCATTTTCTTCATTGAAGATGGAAGGAAGGTTCCCGCTGCTTGATGTCATATGGTTTACATATCACAAGACAACGGATTTACAAATATAATACAGAGATAAAAAGGGCATGGCTGTTAAGGCATGTAGCGGTCATACCAGTTCGTCTGTTGTCCGAAGTCATGGATTGTTGTTCCAGTTTTAGCCGTAGGCCCGTAGTTCACAAGTGGCATTTTGTTTACCACCGTCACCTGCTTCAATGTATGAAATCAAATCTATACAATTACCAATTTGCTATGTGTGATGTCTGTTGTGTCACTATGtttcgtcaaaaaaaaaaaaaaaaaactgtggcCTGCCCCTTCGATACCCTCGGTTGAGAAATGGCGTCAGCACTGCAGCATATCTATTTATATAACCAGAAGGATACCCCGCGCATTGCTGTGAAAATTTCTTAGTGTATGAATTAAACTTATATATTCTTTCATCCATTCTTTCCAAAATTAGAGATGGCAAGGAAAGAATCCTATAAAAAACTAACAGAATTAGATCGAATTATAAGACGATGGAATGATAAAACAAATAACAATATATGAATGCCTTTATATTTCTTATATGTTGAAATTAAATTGTGCTTAGTGGAGATGGTGTGAATAGCTTGCATTAAGAGATTGAAAATTAGTGCGATGACATGGCTATTAGTGGGAGGAGATGTGGATACCTAGTGGGAAATGATGTGGATGTCTTGCACGTTGAGATAAAACTTGTAGTGGGGTTTGATATGGCTATTAGTGGAAGGAGATGTGGATAGGCAATGGGAAATAATGTGGATATCTTACATATTGAGATAAAACCTGTAGTGcggtttagctttataagagagaTAGATTAATACTCTCTCCGTTATTGAAGTTGTTTCGCCCATTAAAAAAAGTATGATGTACTAACTAAAAGGGAAGTGCTAGTGCTCGGCGCGCGCGTCTGGATGCCCGTGGCTGCTCTCTGTTTCCTGCTCTTGTTCCGTGCAGTGCGCCCCGGCCGCTTGGATTCCGCGATGCTCAGATGACTTGTCCTGCCCACGCTGCCCGCCCACACGCGGGGCCGTATGCGCCCCCTCCGTTACCCGCTGAGCTCGAACTGCTGCGATGAGATGGAGGGACGAGAagcgagaggagggagaggagaggagagggcgagGCACACCGAGGAAGGCGTGGGGTAGGAGCCGAAGCCCCGTGACAGGCCGCTGTCCGCTAGCCATCGACGCCATGTGTAATGTGTGTAACACCCGGTCTACTTTGGAAACACccagatgaaatatttgcaacatggcaacatacacatgaagacagatgaaacactaaacatgcgtctgaaacagtTGAAAAAAAccctaaaacacttgcaaagccattgcaaaacatatacaacatccaaataatacacttgcaacatatgtgtaaaacatatgcaacatccaaataaacacatttGCAGCATACTtctgaaaaaacaaatgaaacatttggaacagacgcttgcaacatatatgtatagccattgcaacatatgcgacatctcgatctacttctgcaacatccatacgaaacacttacaacatacctctgaaacatatgaaatacttaaaacatacgcttgcagcATACGCTTTCAGCAAATCCTGGTCGACGGACAGACAGAGCACTACACAACAGGATCCGGCTGTGTGGTCACGGTGGAGGAGGATGGCAGTGGGCAGATGGCTATGCGGCCCTCGGTGAGTGGCTGCACTGCCCCAGCGAGCGGCACCTACAGTGGAGGCGGCAATGGTGGTTGGATAGGTACGACATTGCGCGGCGAGGCGCCAGCGGTTGTGCGGCTGTGCAGGAGCATGCAACGGCTGTGCAGGCACAAAGGAGCACGCCGTGGCGGTGTTGGCGTAGCGACACGGTCGCGCTGCAGCACGCTAGAATGGTGTGGGTGTGGCAACGCGGTCACGCAGCACGCCGCAGCTAGCCACGACGGCGCAGTTGAGTGAGAACATTGGGCCGTTCTCGTGTACGTCGGGGCCCACCAGGGGAAGTATCTAGGCTGCCAGACGTCTGCTTCTCAGAGAGATTTGGCTAAAATCAATGTTGATACGGCGATGTCTATGAACTCAGGCCAAGCGGCGGTCATAGCAGTGACCCGTGATGAAGATGGCAATTACCTGGGGGCGTCTGGTGGTGGCCGGGCAGTCGGACCTAGAGGCGATGGAGGTAGTGGCATGCCATGAAGGTCTCACGTTGGCCAGTGACCTTGGTTTGCACTCTTTCAGAGTTGCGAGCGAGGAGTTTACTGGGAGAGGGGTTCGGCATGTACGGACCAATTGTCCGGGAGATAAATGTAAGAAGAAGGAGGTTCACTAAAGTGGATTTCGTCTTTAAAGGACGGAAGTCAAATGTCGACTCCGAATAGGTAgacatgtgtaacaccctaaaattttctcTTTTCGAAATAgatataaattgatttaattttgtattttgtgctcataaaaacataggtaaataataatttttcattaaattaaaatttatcataaggcttagcaatatttttgtgcattcatgctgatgcatacttatttttgtgatgagtggttttgtccaaaattcaaaataatttcaaatgcttttgaaatggtttgaaaatggatttgaaaataaaaaagaatttCATTTTCTACTTCTCCCTTTCTCGGCTTTTGGCTCGAGCAGCCCACTTCTCCTCCGCGGCCCACCTGCTCTCTCCCCTCACTGGCCTAGCGTGTGGCCTACTCCCCCGCTCGGCCTTTTCCCTCCGCCGTAGGTCGCTCCCGCCGTAGCAGCCCAGCCGGTCGGCCCAGCGTCACCGCGTCGTTCTCCGCTCCTCCCGCCTTGTCTCGCTGCCACCCCGACCCCATCTATCAGCGAGGTCTTCAACCTCCCGCGTGTCTTTCACCTGGACTCTGCTCTGCCGCCGCCCGATTCCGACTCCGTGCTGCCCACGCCTCCTCCCTTGCTGTGCCTCCCAAGTCTCTTGACCATAAATACCAAGCCGCACCGCGCCGCCTCTCCCTATCCCGTTCTAAGCAGCGGCCTCCATGTCGAATCGCCGAGACGGAGCACCGCCAAACCCTAGCGCCGCTGCCATCACCGCCTGCCACTTCGAGCACCACACCGCTCCCGTTCGCTCCGCGCCTTGGTAAGATGCCTGGTTGGATTCGCCTTGTTTTCCTCTATCTCCAAGTTTCTTCGGTTTGTTCCGTCATAGGTCGTACGCCATGTTCCAACTACACCGGCGAGGTCCCACCATTATCCATGGCGCCACTACCGCGCACAGCGATGCCGGCAACCTCATCCCCCTCTCGTTCTGTTTTGAACCGTCCATCACCGATCCAACGACTCAGATCTCGCCGTAACGATTCGACCGGCAATCTTTCAAAAGAGCCCTGCAAGTTTTTAAGttctaacccgcagtccatggcgCACTTCCAGAATACATTTTCTCTTTTAGAAAGCATAAAATTCCTttgttagatccaaaatacgttttcatctatttacagttttgccactagcctTGTTTAagccataacttcttcgttttaactccgatttgatccgttcaagttgtgttagatttgtaattgcgtaatctacatgtttataccatttttaaatatattttcaacttttgaaattcaaggttagatttaatcaattattttaaaggaaatcttgtttaattcataacctTTTCATTATAGCTTTGATTAGAGTgattttcgtgtctgtgtgttcatagtaacatgtagaacatctttaaaacttttttacttgatgtttattatgttggtgtactattctaatttagttatattgtttgcttcatgtatgattgcatggatacttgtgtggtgttctatgatcatgtctagtcggtgagctatatgtggtgaatccagaagcaattcattgaaggtttcgatttgaagaaggatctgagtttaaggaaagtataacatgggatcttccttattgtcctattcaccttaatatcattttaatcatatgcatgtgtctaccttggcaaccgtagtaattttcctagctatttgatatcttagATTCCTTGATAgctatgggtttatgcattgggtagtatgatgctagtgctcaattaaagaccatgatcttgtaacttgactaatggtatatgcaataaacactaaaatatgctttttagcaacatggaacaagggggctagagcattggactatttttatggtggtctagattcctctccctaaggacttatctataagcgaacattcaggacttacagtacaactgtgagggccacatggctctggctttagcttagtatgatgaccttttctagcttgttagaggttacctttatggcataagaatggcttaccgaattgggtatagggcaacctctactcttatgtgtataggctgcatgtcattgtgccattcgacaggagggttcctataactgtttgccgagtaaatctaatggccctaacttgttagacgaacctttgaaaggcttcatagtgaaccctgtcgaccttccttggcagtgggtcaagaggttggccgccttgggcaaaagggtaaatcatgactcatagtgaaagtgtacaacctatgcagagtgtaaaactggtatatcagtcgtgctcatggtcacgagtggccttggacccttatagaatagatgatcattaatggttaatgatgatgaacactgatgatactgatgataaagatgctcactaatgattactgtttatgctattcactattcatgtttacctgatcatatgtttatgtgggcttgtaaataaacttgttgccacccaatagctaaaagatgactcattaaaagctaatcgtagttaaactagtatcagccttttgagcctcatgaaccccatattacatttgttgagtacgacatgtacttacgcttgctttatttttcaaatatttggataaaatcctggatgggtatcagattgctagagtttggaggaattgggcttgtgatcaactagtcagttgtccctatgaaattggagtcttcacccaaagattagagttgtctttccgatgtttgctatctaaggttatattctttatactaagtacgttatatattgagcattgtctattgatattacccttatttgtagctatatgtgagatttgacttcataggctcacatatggtgtgtatctggttttgttattAAAATCGGATGCTACAAAGTTGtattagagcaatgctgactgtaggacgtaagcctagtataaactggtcgttctaaggtttagaagttgctacaaaaacccttgctctatgaaccttgacattttcttctctactatatctctacccttgctattcatctctactttggtgcttattttaaagtcgttgttctcatcttcactccttgatttgatatgcttttaaaactgttcctcaccaccttcttgcgtaatctgaagatgagtcttaggattgttacccctagtacaatgaggacgatagtattgTAGGTTgaatcaatgattgagttgtgcacctttagtactttgttgaattgtcattatgcttatgcttgttttgaatctttataatgattgcaatgatcttgtgggtgttcccacaatttcatttagttcataggcctaaggtatgaggattaatgaaataaatagtcgggATTTGGTTATCTCCTGTTTTCTCTATCCTGCCTTTTGGAGCAGCctgcactctttggcttatatctctgattttggatgatcagaaatcatgagaaaattctggacaacagtagacttcaacatcttccTCTGACCataagaatcaccctgatagctattttggttatggagtatGAAAATCATAAGATGATGCACCTATGTTGTCTGAAGCctagaacagtttctgttgtgcactgtttttgactacctgaactgcagaatttggaaaagtgttctatattgaagttgtggagaattttataagctttccaacagtataagctacaacttcattggattaatagaatgagagttacatCTATTTACTACACTATTGTTTTTCTGCTcgcaaggaattttagatttcttgttcttgtccatacacaagagtatcactGGGATAtcagaacgtcttgatactaattagctcatctagaagaaggtgcaagctaccattTTTGTGTCCCTTAGTTGatattttcttaagggggtagtcaAAGTGAAggtggttttatagattctagCTCTCACTAGGAAGGTATcctgccaattctaatccaccgccaCCTAATCCTCCATCTATAGAGCAAGATTTGATGATGCAGACTCAGTTATTGCAAACtattgctcaaagtgtgttgaaccactcacatcaagcaccacctattgacaagcgtgATGAATTTATGAAGGGATGCCCACCGATATTCTCTCATACAAGcgaaccactagaagctgatgactggcttagagctatGGAGCGACAATTGGACATAGATCAATGTGATGACCTTGAGAAGGTGCCTTTTGCGTTCGGCTAACTCTAGGGCACAGCACAAGACTGGTCGGAGTCTTACCggtatggacgtcccaacaatgttgGACAGATCACCTGGAAGGAGTTTAGCGAGAGCTTCAGGTCATACCACATTCCCATAGGTGTGGTAGAACTCAAGCCAGATGAGTTCTGGGAtctcaagcaaggatctatgACTGTGTGTGAGTATTGTGACATGTTCACTCAGTCATCGCGCTATGCTCTAGAAGAAGTGGATAATGATGCTAAGATATAGAAATGCTTTTTAAAAGGACTGAATGATGGAGTTCAATTGCAGTTGATGATTATTGTGTATCCTGATTTCAAAACATTGGTGGACAGAGCAATTCtaattgagaacaagcgtcgagagatggaagagaagaagagaaagcgtgATCTTCAATGCTAGTTAAGAAACACTTGTCTCCATTTTGCTACACAACTAGAATGTCAGTCACACCATATGAATCTGCTTGGGAGTACAGATCAGGATTAGGATCAGCAACCCAATGGTGAAGTGCAGCATTTTAgttctcaagagcc
Coding sequences within:
- the LOC136451445 gene encoding translation machinery-associated protein 22-like, with amino-acid sequence MAAEKPAPVRVLYCGVCGLPAEYCEFGPDFERCKPWLRAHAPGVYPDDLVAASSSSGGVDKVGERLQGVAISDGSTSAAGNASASKPEEVKRLPGGKLKKKEKQEVVIEKIVRNKRKCVTVVKGLELFGVKLSDASKKLGKKFATGASVVKGPTEKEQIDVQGDISYDIVEFITDTWPDVPESAIFFIEDGRKVPAA